One Nitrospirae bacterium YQR-1 DNA window includes the following coding sequences:
- the rpsT gene encoding 30S ribosomal protein S20: MAARSRPKKSKSVKKRARQSLKRQLINKMTISRLRTLARKVQESIASNNKDEAQKQLIEAESAFFKAASKGMIHRNTSSRKISRLASKVANLA; encoded by the coding sequence ATGGCGGCAAGATCCAGACCTAAGAAAAGTAAATCTGTAAAAAAGAGAGCGCGGCAGTCGCTTAAGAGGCAGTTAATTAATAAGATGACTATAAGCAGACTGAGGACACTTGCCAGAAAGGTTCAGGAATCCATTGCCTCTAACAATAAGGATGAGGCGCAAAAGCAGTTGATTGAAGCGGAGAGTGCTTTTTTCAAGGCCGCCTCCAAGGGGATGATCCACAGAAACACATCATCACGGAAGATTTCAAGGCTTGCCTCAAAGGTTGCTAACCTGGCTTGA
- the fabG gene encoding 3-oxoacyl-[acyl-carrier-protein] reductase, with amino-acid sequence MKNRVALITGSARGIGKAIASELAQMGANVIISDVNLEEAQKTAAEIAALGVKTLAVKFDVSNSKEVAEAFSAITGEFGRLDILINNAGITKDSLIMRMKDEDWDAVINVNLKSVFLCSKEALKTMSKQRYGRIVNIASIVAFIGNPGQANYSASKAGIIGLTKTTAKEYAKRNITVNAVAPGFIKTAMTESLPEKVKEEMFNSIPMGRFGEVTDVANAVAFLASESAMYITGNVIHVNGGMYM; translated from the coding sequence ATGAAAAATCGTGTAGCGCTGATAACCGGTTCAGCAAGAGGCATTGGAAAGGCGATAGCATCGGAATTGGCTCAAATGGGAGCCAATGTGATAATTTCTGACGTTAACCTTGAGGAGGCACAAAAAACCGCCGCCGAAATTGCAGCCCTTGGCGTAAAAACCCTTGCTGTGAAATTTGATGTATCAAATTCTAAAGAAGTAGCAGAGGCGTTTTCCGCCATTACAGGTGAATTTGGCCGCCTCGATATCCTTATCAATAATGCGGGCATTACCAAAGACTCCCTTATAATGAGAATGAAGGATGAGGACTGGGACGCCGTAATAAATGTAAATCTCAAGAGCGTGTTTCTGTGTTCTAAAGAAGCTCTTAAAACTATGTCTAAGCAGCGGTACGGCAGAATTGTAAACATTGCCTCTATAGTTGCTTTCATTGGAAACCCTGGACAGGCCAACTACAGCGCCTCTAAGGCCGGTATCATCGGACTTACAAAGACCACTGCTAAGGAATACGCTAAAAGAAATATAACTGTTAACGCAGTAGCACCGGGATTTATTAAAACCGCTATGACCGAGTCGCTGCCTGAGAAGGTCAAGGAGGAGATGTTTAACTCCATACCGATGGGGCGCTTTGGCGAGGTCACAGATGTTGCAAATGCAGTGGCTTTTTTAGCCTCGGAATCGGCTATGTATATAACCGGCAACGTCATACACGTAAACGGTGGAATGTATATGTAA
- the acpP gene encoding acyl carrier protein — protein MSVNVEEKVKEIISKQLGIELAQIKPEASFVEDLGADSLDTVELVMAFEEAFSVQIPDEDAEKITKVEDAVNYIKNKLGQ, from the coding sequence ATGTCGGTAAATGTTGAGGAAAAGGTAAAAGAAATAATATCCAAGCAGTTGGGAATAGAGTTGGCTCAGATAAAACCGGAGGCTTCATTTGTAGAGGACTTGGGGGCGGACTCCCTTGATACTGTGGAGCTTGTAATGGCTTTTGAGGAGGCTTTTTCAGTTCAAATACCGGATGAAGACGCCGAGAAAATCACCAAAGTCGAGGATGCCGTCAACTATATAAAGAACAAGCTTGGCCAGTAA
- the fabF gene encoding beta-ketoacyl-ACP synthase II — protein sequence MAKARVVITGLGLITPLGTGVEKSWQSLIAGKSGIRRITRFNDPSIPVQIAGEVDDFDPESYIHPKEIKKMDRFIHFAIGASDMAVKDSGLKITEENADRAGVYIGSGIGGLPAIEHYHKAYLDGGYRKVSPFFIPMLIINLAAGNVSMMTGAKGPNSAVATACASGNHAIGDAFKIIQRGDADIMIAGGAESVITPLSISGFTVMKALSRRNDEPQKASRPFELNRDGFVMGEGAGILVLENLESALKRGAKIYAELVGYAMTGDAYHITSPAPGGEGAGRCMAAAVRDADVSPDKIDYINAHGTSTKFNDELESMAIKNVFKEHAYKLMVSSTKSMTGHLLGASGGVEAVFCALSIYNGIVPPTTNLDEPDPECDLDYVPHTARKADIQYAMSNSFGFGGTNACIIFKKYSADGISPV from the coding sequence ATGGCAAAGGCAAGAGTCGTGATAACGGGCCTGGGACTAATAACCCCTCTGGGCACGGGGGTGGAGAAATCCTGGCAATCGCTCATAGCCGGTAAGTCGGGTATAAGGCGAATAACTAGATTTAATGATCCGTCAATTCCTGTACAGATAGCTGGTGAGGTTGATGATTTCGACCCTGAGAGCTATATCCATCCCAAGGAAATCAAAAAGATGGACAGATTTATCCACTTTGCTATCGGTGCTTCAGATATGGCGGTAAAAGACTCCGGATTAAAAATAACCGAGGAAAACGCTGACAGAGCAGGCGTCTATATAGGCTCAGGAATCGGCGGATTACCCGCAATTGAGCACTACCATAAAGCCTATCTTGATGGTGGCTACAGGAAAGTATCTCCTTTTTTCATACCTATGCTGATAATTAACCTGGCTGCCGGAAATGTCTCTATGATGACAGGAGCAAAGGGGCCCAACTCCGCCGTGGCAACTGCCTGTGCCTCAGGAAATCATGCCATAGGAGATGCATTTAAAATAATTCAGCGTGGGGATGCCGACATTATGATAGCCGGCGGTGCTGAGTCGGTAATAACCCCTCTGTCAATATCCGGCTTTACAGTTATGAAAGCGCTGTCAAGGAGAAATGATGAACCTCAAAAGGCAAGCCGCCCTTTTGAGCTAAACCGTGACGGCTTTGTTATGGGTGAGGGGGCGGGGATACTTGTATTGGAAAACCTCGAAAGCGCTCTTAAAAGGGGCGCCAAAATATACGCCGAATTAGTCGGCTACGCCATGACTGGGGACGCTTACCACATAACCTCTCCGGCCCCGGGAGGTGAGGGCGCAGGCAGATGTATGGCGGCGGCTGTCAGAGATGCAGATGTTTCACCTGACAAAATTGACTACATTAACGCCCATGGTACTTCCACTAAATTTAATGATGAACTGGAATCCATGGCGATAAAAAATGTTTTTAAAGAACACGCCTATAAACTCATGGTCAGCTCTACCAAGTCAATGACAGGACATCTGCTGGGAGCATCGGGGGGCGTGGAAGCAGTGTTTTGTGCTCTTAGTATTTATAACGGAATTGTTCCGCCAACCACTAATCTTGATGAGCCTGACCCCGAGTGTGACCTTGATTACGTGCCGCACACGGCAAGAAAAGCTGATATTCAATACGCCATGTCCAACTCCTTTGGCTTTGGCGGCACTAATGCGTGCATAATTTTTAAAAAGTACTCTGCGGATGGGATATCACCGGTATAA
- the rnc gene encoding ribonuclease III, translated as MLEEALNYHFVNKTLLDEAITHRSYYHECPDKSRKYNERIEFLGDSVLGLAITEALFRENSVFTESEMSKMKSYLVSKKMLHSIASGLNLGSFLRLGKGEEMTGGREKASLLANSMEAVIGAVFLDSDYERAKEVVLNLYKKDIEELVVKQRCYDYKTELQELGQKLYAELPEYVLVAETGTDHDKAFTYEVRLNGRCFGSGEGKNKKSAQSEAARMALEAIKDVVVLIQKRDERTTFNV; from the coding sequence ATGCTTGAGGAGGCGTTAAATTACCATTTTGTAAATAAAACACTCCTTGATGAGGCCATAACTCACAGGTCATACTATCATGAGTGTCCGGACAAGAGCCGTAAGTATAATGAGAGGATAGAGTTTCTGGGGGATTCAGTTTTAGGGCTTGCCATAACAGAGGCGCTCTTTAGGGAGAACTCTGTTTTCACGGAATCTGAGATGTCCAAAATGAAATCCTATCTGGTGTCAAAAAAAATGCTGCACAGTATAGCCTCAGGGCTTAACCTTGGCAGTTTCCTCAGGCTGGGTAAAGGGGAGGAGATGACAGGGGGGCGGGAGAAGGCCTCCTTGCTGGCAAATTCCATGGAGGCTGTAATTGGGGCGGTTTTTCTTGACTCTGATTACGAAAGGGCTAAAGAGGTTGTCTTAAACCTTTACAAAAAAGACATCGAGGAATTGGTAGTCAAACAGCGGTGTTATGACTATAAGACAGAGCTTCAGGAGCTCGGGCAGAAACTCTATGCCGAACTGCCTGAGTATGTGCTTGTGGCGGAGACCGGCACTGACCATGATAAAGCATTCACATACGAGGTAAGGCTTAATGGCAGATGTTTTGGCAGCGGTGAGGGCAAAAATAAAAAGTCGGCACAATCCGAGGCTGCCCGTATGGCCCTTGAGGCGATTAAAGACGTTGTTGTATTAATTCAAAAAAGAGATGAAAGAACCACGTTTAACGTATAA
- the purM gene encoding phosphoribosylformylglycinamidine cyclo-ligase, whose protein sequence is MKEPRLTYKDAGVDIEAGDAFVKRITPHAAKTLRKEVLTGIGPFSALFKLDVSRYKSPVLVSGTDGVGTKLKIAFMTGIHDTVGIDLVAMCVNDVLTTAAEPLFFLDYLSVSELKPEVLEQVIKGIADGCLLAGCSLTGGETAEMPGFYEGGEYDMAGFCVGVVNSDEITDGSTIKEGDVIIGLPSSGIHSNGYSLVRKVFFEAGGLKVDSYVKELGKTVGEELLTPTSIYVKTILSLKETIKIKGMAHITGGGITGNVPRVLPQGLGAQINKSSWPKPPVFELIKDMGNISEEEMFSTFNMGIGYAVIVSPEDSDNTMRKLNDMGRKAYPAGEVIKGEGVGYSA, encoded by the coding sequence ATGAAAGAACCACGTTTAACGTATAAAGACGCAGGCGTTGATATAGAGGCCGGAGACGCCTTTGTCAAACGCATTACCCCTCATGCGGCAAAAACACTTCGCAAAGAGGTGCTTACCGGTATAGGGCCCTTTAGCGCCCTGTTTAAGTTAGACGTGTCCAGGTACAAATCCCCTGTGTTGGTAAGCGGCACGGACGGTGTCGGCACAAAGTTAAAAATAGCATTTATGACGGGCATACATGACACCGTGGGCATTGACCTTGTAGCCATGTGTGTTAATGATGTGTTAACAACGGCGGCGGAGCCGCTGTTTTTTCTTGACTACCTGTCCGTGTCGGAGTTAAAACCGGAGGTGCTTGAGCAGGTTATTAAAGGGATAGCGGACGGTTGTCTTTTAGCGGGCTGTTCATTAACAGGCGGTGAGACCGCCGAGATGCCCGGGTTTTACGAAGGCGGCGAGTATGATATGGCAGGGTTTTGTGTGGGAGTTGTCAACTCCGATGAGATAACGGATGGCTCCACTATCAAAGAGGGAGACGTAATTATCGGGCTTCCCTCAAGTGGTATTCACAGCAACGGTTATTCCCTTGTGAGAAAAGTGTTTTTTGAAGCCGGAGGCTTGAAGGTTGACTCATACGTAAAAGAGCTTGGAAAAACAGTTGGCGAGGAACTTTTAACGCCTACATCAATATATGTAAAGACCATCCTTTCCCTTAAGGAGACAATTAAAATAAAAGGTATGGCTCACATAACCGGAGGCGGCATAACCGGAAATGTTCCGCGTGTGTTACCTCAGGGGCTGGGAGCACAAATCAATAAATCCTCATGGCCGAAACCGCCTGTGTTTGAACTTATAAAAGACATGGGTAATATATCAGAGGAAGAAATGTTCAGTACCTTTAATATGGGCATAGGGTATGCGGTTATAGTGAGCCCTGAAGACTCCGATAATACTATGAGAAAACTTAATGATATGGGGCGGAAGGCTTATCCGGCAGGCGAGGTTATAAAGGGAGAGGGAGTTGGTTATAGTGCTTAA
- a CDS encoding Uma2 family endonuclease, with product MNIQTIGTDLDLTEVINGEEIMGPSPFGKHQRVSSNLNYIIHHYVKMRDLGRVYYSPLDIIFEEGINRLQPDILFIRKDNMSIFQDWIRGVPDMVCEIISPGSYEMDTAIKKAIYEKYRVPEYWIVMPEPQTVEILTIADDKYKLHSVAALEGFVTSKVIEGLQVNLNDIFE from the coding sequence ATGAATATACAAACAATAGGAACAGATTTAGACTTAACGGAAGTCATAAACGGAGAGGAGATTATGGGGCCTAGTCCATTTGGAAAACATCAGAGGGTTAGCAGCAATCTAAATTATATTATTCATCATTATGTTAAAATGAGGGACTTAGGACGGGTTTATTATTCGCCGTTAGACATAATCTTTGAAGAGGGAATTAACAGACTTCAGCCCGATATATTATTTATCAGGAAAGATAACATGAGTATCTTTCAGGATTGGATAAGAGGCGTTCCGGATATGGTTTGTGAGATAATATCTCCAGGTAGTTATGAAATGGATACGGCGATTAAGAAGGCTATCTATGAGAAATACAGAGTGCCGGAGTACTGGATAGTTATGCCGGAACCACAAACAGTTGAGATTTTAACCATCGCAGACGATAAGTATAAACTACACTCAGTTGCAGCGCTTGAGGGGTTTGTTACTTCTAAAGTCATAGAAGGACTTCAAGTTAACCTTAACGATATATTTGAGTAA
- a CDS encoding molybdopterin biosynthesis protein, whose product MNSLLKKNIYINSIALDEAESKWTTFLKEKGLQNPLGTVIADVTQSCGAVTAEPLPAKVSSPFFHSSAMDGFAVRFEDTFGAKETAPLKLKIPDAAVYINTGEPIPEVFNAVIMIEDVNMVTEGTDEFIEITAAVTPYKNVRVTGEDIVATELILPENHRIRPIDVGALIAGGYSEVPIRKKPIVAIIPTGNELVPPSVTPERGQVSDSNSFMLKGLTEELGATGLRYEIVRDDLPALKNAIIRGAEEADLVLVIAGSSAGHRDFTRLAIDELGEVVVHGVNIKPGRPLLLGFVQGKPVIGIPGFPVSAYITFDLFVKPLILTWFGLTETSEETLNTINSRNISSTIGQEEFVRVKVGMVSDKFISTPLGRGAGAMMSLVRADGILRIPAMSEGAGAGTEVEIELLKPFTEIVNTIVCIGSHDNTLDVLFNLLKRRYPLYSLSSAHVGSMGGITAIKRDEAHIAGIHLLDTVSGTYNVPFIEKFLAGEHVILINLAYRLQGLIVQRGNPKGITSITDLKRSDVTFINRQAGTGTRLLTDKCLYEAGISANSVRGYDRVEYTHMAVASAVASGVAAAGMGILSAAVALNLDFIPITQERYDFLMKKKSYELPLVAALIDIIRNDGQFKEIALALGGYDVSQTGEVMYCNF is encoded by the coding sequence GTGAACTCGCTATTGAAAAAAAACATCTATATAAACAGTATAGCTCTTGATGAGGCGGAAAGTAAGTGGACCACTTTTCTCAAAGAAAAAGGACTCCAAAACCCACTTGGCACAGTTATCGCCGATGTAACGCAATCCTGCGGCGCTGTAACGGCTGAGCCGCTGCCTGCTAAAGTATCATCCCCGTTTTTTCACTCATCCGCAATGGATGGGTTTGCCGTAAGGTTTGAAGATACGTTTGGAGCCAAGGAAACCGCCCCTTTAAAGTTGAAAATCCCCGATGCGGCAGTGTATATAAACACGGGAGAGCCTATCCCTGAAGTTTTTAACGCAGTTATCATGATTGAGGATGTTAACATGGTAACTGAGGGCACAGATGAATTTATAGAGATAACCGCTGCCGTGACGCCCTACAAAAATGTAAGAGTAACCGGAGAGGACATAGTGGCCACGGAGTTGATATTGCCGGAAAACCACCGGATACGCCCTATAGATGTTGGAGCGCTTATTGCCGGCGGGTACAGCGAGGTGCCGATAAGAAAGAAACCAATTGTGGCCATAATCCCAACCGGCAACGAGCTTGTACCCCCATCAGTAACGCCTGAGCGTGGGCAGGTGTCAGATTCCAACTCGTTTATGCTAAAAGGTTTGACAGAGGAGCTGGGAGCCACAGGGCTGCGGTATGAAATAGTGCGCGATGATCTGCCGGCCCTCAAAAACGCCATAATCAGAGGAGCTGAGGAGGCTGACCTTGTACTTGTGATAGCGGGTTCATCGGCAGGGCACAGGGATTTTACGAGATTGGCAATAGATGAGTTGGGTGAGGTGGTAGTTCATGGTGTTAATATCAAACCGGGCAGACCTCTCCTTCTGGGATTTGTACAGGGCAAACCGGTTATAGGGATTCCCGGTTTTCCTGTCAGTGCCTATATAACTTTTGACCTTTTTGTGAAACCTCTAATCCTCACGTGGTTTGGACTTACGGAGACATCAGAAGAGACACTAAATACAATTAACTCAAGAAACATCAGCTCAACCATAGGGCAGGAGGAGTTTGTCCGTGTAAAGGTTGGCATGGTGTCGGATAAGTTTATATCAACTCCACTTGGTAGAGGAGCAGGGGCTATGATGTCTCTGGTGCGTGCCGACGGGATACTAAGAATACCGGCAATGAGTGAAGGCGCAGGGGCTGGGACGGAAGTTGAAATTGAGCTGCTTAAACCGTTTACTGAAATCGTAAACACCATAGTTTGTATCGGAAGCCATGACAACACATTGGACGTGCTGTTTAATTTATTGAAAAGACGATATCCGCTCTATTCCTTGTCATCTGCGCATGTGGGGTCAATGGGCGGCATAACAGCTATAAAACGGGATGAAGCCCACATCGCAGGCATTCACCTTCTGGACACAGTCTCGGGGACTTACAATGTGCCGTTTATTGAGAAGTTTCTTGCCGGAGAGCACGTAATTTTAATTAATCTTGCTTACCGTCTGCAGGGGCTTATTGTGCAGCGTGGAAACCCTAAAGGGATAACATCAATTACCGACCTTAAACGCTCTGATGTTACATTTATAAACCGGCAGGCCGGCACCGGAACAAGGCTTCTGACGGATAAGTGTTTGTACGAAGCCGGTATTTCTGCAAATTCAGTCAGGGGCTATGATAGGGTTGAATATACTCACATGGCGGTGGCTTCGGCGGTAGCCTCAGGAGTTGCCGCTGCCGGCATGGGGATACTGTCGGCGGCTGTTGCTCTGAATCTTGATTTTATACCCATTACACAAGAGCGGTATGATTTTCTGATGAAAAAAAAATCCTATGAATTACCATTGGTTGCAGCTTTGATAGATATAATAAGAAATGACGGGCAATTTAAAGAAATCGCATTGGCTTTGGGCGGCTATGACGTCTCCCAAACCGGTGAGGTTATGTACTGCAATTTTTAG
- a CDS encoding GNAT family N-acetyltransferase: MSVDEQYRGKCTSEEAIFSRIRPGCRIFIGTGCAEPQYLVKALIKYAEANPKAFLDTEIFHVWTLGVAPYTDVRYKNNFRYNSFFVGGNTREAVNEGLADYSPVFLSKVPELFRRKIVPVDVALIQCSPPDVHGYMNLGVSVDIVKAALEAASMVVAQVNTQSPKVHGDGFIHLNDVDFIVAADEPILQYHPEVDSYCVQSIGRYVSRLVQDGDTLQVGYGSIPNAIMAHLTGKKNLGIHTELLSDGIVELIKLGIVNNCKKNINRNKTVAAFSMGSRSTYDFIDNNPSIEFRVTDYTNNPMVIAAHDNMVAINSALQLDLTGQASAESIGKVFYSGIGGQADFMRGAVLSKGGKAILIIQSTATVTDKRGVAKTVSRIVPYLSEGAGVTLNRGDIHYVVTEYGICYLHGKNIRERAMELISISHPHFKPWLIEEAKKLNLIYKDQICVTGNYPSELEAYKTLKSGLDIFIRPVKISDEPLMKDFFYSLSDDTLYKRFTSVRKDMPHERLQEFIAIDYTSKIVIVALMREGKKEWIAGIAQYALSKDNYMAEAAFVVRDDYHGKGIGKALINHLTFIAQKQGLLGFIAETMSGNLSMIALFNSLDAAIERHDEEGCCTLKAIFKD; the protein is encoded by the coding sequence ATGAGTGTGGATGAGCAATACCGCGGCAAGTGCACGAGTGAGGAGGCTATATTTAGCCGTATCAGGCCTGGGTGCAGGATTTTTATAGGCACCGGCTGTGCCGAGCCGCAGTATCTGGTAAAGGCGTTGATAAAATATGCGGAGGCTAACCCCAAGGCGTTTTTAGACACTGAGATTTTTCATGTCTGGACTCTTGGGGTAGCCCCGTATACTGATGTAAGATATAAAAACAATTTCAGGTACAATTCGTTTTTTGTGGGCGGTAACACCAGAGAAGCGGTAAATGAGGGGCTTGCCGACTACAGCCCTGTGTTTCTTTCAAAAGTGCCGGAGCTATTCAGGCGTAAAATTGTGCCGGTTGATGTAGCGCTAATTCAGTGTTCACCACCTGATGTACACGGCTATATGAACCTGGGCGTAAGTGTTGATATAGTCAAGGCGGCTCTTGAAGCCGCCTCAATGGTGGTTGCTCAGGTAAACACTCAAAGCCCCAAAGTGCACGGTGATGGTTTTATTCATTTAAATGACGTGGATTTCATAGTAGCCGCAGATGAACCCATCTTGCAGTACCACCCTGAAGTGGACAGTTACTGCGTACAGAGCATAGGCCGGTATGTGTCCAGGTTGGTTCAGGATGGTGATACTCTGCAAGTGGGTTACGGGAGCATTCCTAATGCAATAATGGCACATCTGACAGGTAAAAAGAATCTTGGCATACACACGGAGCTGCTCTCAGACGGCATAGTTGAGCTGATAAAACTCGGAATAGTTAATAATTGTAAAAAGAACATAAACCGCAACAAAACAGTGGCGGCTTTCTCGATGGGAAGCCGCAGCACATATGATTTTATTGACAATAACCCCTCGATAGAGTTCAGAGTCACAGATTACACAAATAACCCGATGGTAATAGCGGCACATGACAATATGGTAGCGATAAACAGTGCCCTGCAATTGGACTTAACCGGACAGGCCTCGGCGGAGTCCATAGGAAAGGTGTTTTACAGCGGCATAGGGGGACAGGCGGATTTTATGCGTGGAGCTGTGCTTTCAAAGGGCGGTAAGGCTATTTTAATAATCCAGTCAACGGCCACGGTTACCGATAAAAGAGGCGTGGCTAAAACAGTTTCACGGATAGTTCCATATCTGAGTGAAGGGGCTGGGGTAACACTTAATCGCGGGGATATCCATTACGTTGTAACAGAGTACGGAATCTGCTATCTTCACGGCAAAAACATCAGAGAGCGTGCGATGGAGCTTATTTCCATATCTCATCCTCACTTCAAGCCGTGGCTAATTGAGGAGGCTAAGAAGCTTAATCTTATATACAAGGACCAGATTTGTGTTACAGGTAACTATCCCTCTGAGCTTGAAGCTTACAAAACACTAAAGAGCGGGTTGGATATTTTTATCAGGCCGGTAAAGATTAGTGATGAACCGCTTATGAAGGATTTTTTTTATTCGCTTTCGGACGATACGCTCTATAAACGGTTTACATCAGTCAGAAAAGACATGCCTCATGAGAGGCTTCAGGAGTTTATAGCGATTGATTATACGTCTAAAATCGTCATTGTAGCGCTGATGAGAGAGGGCAAAAAGGAATGGATAGCCGGAATTGCCCAATATGCTCTTTCTAAGGACAACTACATGGCGGAAGCTGCTTTTGTAGTCAGAGACGATTACCACGGGAAGGGGATTGGAAAGGCACTGATTAACCATCTGACATTTATTGCCCAAAAACAGGGACTCCTTGGCTTCATAGCTGAAACCATGTCGGGAAACCTCTCTATGATTGCTTTGTTTAACTCATTAGATGCTGCAATCGAAAGACACGATGAGGAGGGTTGCTGTACGCTTAAGGCTATTTTTAAAGATTAA
- a CDS encoding rubrerythrin family protein, translating into MGSLKGTRTEKNLLGSFAGESQARNRYSYFSKVAKKEGYEQISAIFAETAENEMEHAKRFFKFLEGGDTEITATFPAGVIAGTEANLKAAADGENHEHTVLYPEFAAIADSEGFPAVAQAFRAIAMVEKEHEMRYRALLSNIEKGEVFSRSSKVKWKCRNCGFIVEGNNAPDNCPACNHPKAHFEIAAENY; encoded by the coding sequence ATGGGAAGTTTAAAGGGTACAAGGACGGAGAAAAATTTGCTTGGTTCATTTGCCGGTGAGTCTCAGGCCCGCAACCGCTATTCATATTTTTCAAAAGTAGCTAAAAAAGAAGGCTATGAGCAAATATCAGCCATATTTGCAGAGACGGCGGAAAACGAAATGGAGCATGCTAAGAGGTTCTTTAAGTTTTTAGAAGGAGGGGATACGGAAATTACCGCTACATTTCCGGCTGGTGTGATAGCCGGCACAGAGGCTAACCTCAAAGCGGCGGCGGACGGTGAAAACCATGAGCATACGGTGTTGTACCCTGAGTTTGCCGCAATTGCAGATAGTGAGGGGTTCCCTGCCGTGGCGCAGGCCTTCAGAGCCATAGCTATGGTTGAGAAGGAACACGAAATGAGGTATCGCGCCCTTTTAAGCAATATTGAGAAAGGTGAGGTTTTTAGCCGCAGCTCAAAGGTAAAGTGGAAATGCAGAAACTGCGGTTTTATCGTTGAGGGCAATAATGCTCCTGATAACTGTCCTGCTTGTAACCATCCGAAAGCGCACTTTGAAATTGCCGCTGAAAATTATTGA
- a CDS encoding zinc ribbon domain-containing protein: MPIYEYECTECGDVSEVIQKFNDEPLSTCTKCGGQLKKLISNTAFVLKGEGWYVTDYPSKDRKAALDKEKPATESKDASVSADAKKPETTSKPETTPKETSGSDTASKTP; encoded by the coding sequence ATGCCCATATATGAGTATGAATGTACAGAGTGCGGCGATGTTTCAGAGGTGATTCAGAAATTCAATGACGAGCCCCTGTCAACATGTACTAAGTGTGGAGGGCAGCTGAAAAAGTTGATTTCTAATACCGCTTTTGTTTTAAAAGGAGAGGGCTGGTATGTCACCGATTACCCGTCAAAAGACAGAAAAGCCGCCCTGGATAAGGAAAAACCAGCCACTGAATCTAAAGATGCCTCAGTTTCCGCTGACGCCAAAAAGCCGGAAACAACCTCAAAACCGGAAACAACACCTAAAGAGACCTCCGGCTCGGATACCGCCTCAAAAACCCCCTGA